A part of Thermococcus sp. JdF3 genomic DNA contains:
- a CDS encoding UPF0175 family protein: MGKKIVVELPSMVKIPDEEVEMRVKIELALRLYERGILSFGQARKLAGVSKWEFIELLEKEGRGIPYDEEELESDLKVLEELS, from the coding sequence ATGGGAAAGAAGATAGTGGTTGAGCTTCCCTCAATGGTCAAGATACCCGATGAGGAGGTAGAGATGAGGGTCAAGATCGAGCTTGCGCTCCGTTTGTACGAGAGGGGCATACTGTCCTTCGGACAGGCTAGGAAGCTTGCCGGAGTGAGCAAGTGGGAGTTCATCGAACTCCTTGAGAAGGAGGGAAGAGGAATACCTTACGATGAAGAAGAGCTTGAAAGCGACCTCAAGGTTCTGGAGGAGCTCTCATGA
- a CDS encoding DUF257 family protein: MEQLEELFRIVDMVQSGESVLVKYHPSYAPEFLVLLLMEYGRKRDVPIVIDDNFDSLHVIQKHLRFWGIEEDFNDALVVKSGGRINVGNVIASVEFSSEPLVYIKKYEETMKNALAEINDSINIVLGLERLFAFINSPREYYLFITELQKMLGNTKRKAAYLMNTEVASTLEFNPLPELEYIASTVVEITPTPVSAKVTFLKTPVRELLGREYEVSLEVMLDAFHGKGP; this comes from the coding sequence ATGGAGCAGCTCGAGGAGCTTTTCAGAATAGTTGATATGGTACAGTCAGGGGAGAGCGTTCTCGTGAAGTACCATCCATCCTACGCACCCGAGTTCCTCGTTCTTTTGCTGATGGAGTATGGGAGGAAGAGGGACGTCCCGATAGTCATAGACGATAATTTTGATTCCCTCCATGTGATCCAGAAGCACCTCAGGTTCTGGGGAATCGAGGAGGATTTCAACGATGCACTCGTCGTGAAATCGGGCGGCAGGATAAACGTTGGAAACGTAATAGCCAGTGTGGAGTTCAGCTCGGAGCCGCTTGTTTACATAAAAAAGTACGAAGAGACCATGAAAAACGCACTCGCCGAAATTAACGACTCCATAAACATTGTCCTCGGCCTGGAAAGGCTCTTTGCCTTCATCAACAGCCCCAGGGAGTACTATCTGTTCATAACTGAACTTCAGAAGATGCTCGGAAACACAAAGAGAAAGGCGGCGTACCTGATGAACACGGAGGTGGCCTCAACCCTGGAGTTCAACCCCCTGCCGGAACTGGAGTACATAGCGAGCACCGTTGTGGAGATAACCCCCACCCCGGTCAGTGCAAAGGTCACCTTCCTGAAGACACCGGTGAGGGAACTCCTGGGGAGGGAGTACGAGGTGAGCCTGGAGGTGATGCTCGATGCTTTCCACGGAAAGGGTCCATGA
- a CDS encoding TatD family hydrolase, which produces MIIWDDHFHVDPYKGLFLEAVKQFHRAGGTHLVVVYKTAHDYGFPGLRTEDFMKAMDFHIGLVERINRETPVKAYAVVGVHPAEFVYLAEQKGLEYAKNEVMKALEYAQRLCMEGKAIAIGEIGRPHYEVSEEIWGASIELMKYGMSLAKEADCAVQLHTESFDEEKFRELGKYVREVGIKPYKVVKHFSPPLVKVAEKVGVFPSIIASRKNIKAAIEQGNRFMMETDYIDDKRRPGAVLGPKTVPKRTKAFLQNGLFTEEDVYKIHVENPRKVYGVEMEE; this is translated from the coding sequence ATGATAATCTGGGACGACCACTTCCACGTTGACCCCTACAAGGGGCTCTTCCTTGAGGCAGTGAAGCAGTTCCACAGGGCAGGAGGAACCCACCTGGTGGTTGTCTACAAGACGGCCCACGACTACGGCTTTCCAGGGCTGAGGACAGAGGACTTCATGAAGGCGATGGACTTCCACATCGGGCTCGTCGAGAGAATCAACCGAGAAACGCCGGTTAAAGCCTATGCCGTCGTTGGCGTACACCCCGCGGAGTTTGTCTACCTGGCAGAGCAGAAGGGTCTTGAATACGCCAAAAACGAGGTCATGAAGGCACTCGAATACGCCCAGAGGCTGTGCATGGAGGGAAAGGCCATAGCCATAGGCGAGATAGGCAGGCCCCACTACGAGGTAAGCGAGGAAATCTGGGGGGCGAGCATCGAGCTGATGAAGTACGGGATGAGCCTTGCCAAGGAAGCCGACTGCGCGGTCCAGCTCCACACGGAGAGCTTCGACGAGGAGAAGTTCAGGGAGCTTGGGAAGTACGTGAGGGAAGTTGGAATAAAGCCGTATAAGGTCGTCAAACACTTCTCGCCGCCCCTCGTGAAGGTGGCCGAGAAGGTCGGAGTCTTCCCGAGCATCATCGCGAGCAGGAAGAACATCAAAGCGGCAATAGAGCAGGGCAACCGCTTCATGATGGAGACCGACTACATAGACGACAAGCGCCGTCCCGGGGCTGTTCTCGGGCCGAAGACCGTGCCGAAGAGAACGAAGGCATTCCTTCAGAACGGCTTATTCACAGAGGAGGACGTTTACAAGATCCACGTGGAGAACCCGAGGAAGGTCTACGGGGTGGAGATGGAGGAGTAG
- the shyC gene encoding NAD(P)-dependent hydrogenase/sulfhydrogenase 2 subunit gamma has product MSENPYQTYDARILEVKDLTSREKLFTLRFLDPEVEAKFDFRPGQFVIVDIRGFGEFPISICSSPTRRGYLQLCIRKVGRMTKFVHKMKEGDVVGIRGPYGNGFPMEKMEGSNLILVAGGLGMAPLRSVLWYAIDTGKYENVWLLYGTKAYEDILFRDEIIHLLKHGEAMNCSVKLAYEVESPSCIYLEQGFSDRVCRGVVTDLFRGEEFDVNRAYALICGPPVMYKFVIKELLDRKLSPGRIYMTLERRMRCGVGKCGHCVVGTSVSMKYICQDGPVFTYWDALSTRGLI; this is encoded by the coding sequence ATGAGCGAGAACCCGTACCAGACGTACGACGCAAGGATTCTCGAAGTGAAGGACTTAACATCGAGGGAGAAACTCTTCACCCTGCGCTTCCTCGACCCAGAGGTCGAGGCCAAGTTCGACTTCAGGCCCGGGCAGTTCGTCATAGTCGATATCCGCGGCTTCGGAGAGTTCCCGATAAGCATCTGCTCTTCACCCACGAGGAGGGGCTACCTCCAGCTCTGCATCAGAAAGGTCGGCAGAATGACCAAGTTCGTTCACAAAATGAAAGAAGGGGACGTAGTAGGAATCCGCGGGCCCTACGGCAACGGCTTCCCGATGGAAAAGATGGAGGGCTCGAACCTGATTCTTGTAGCAGGTGGCCTTGGAATGGCTCCCCTCCGCTCGGTGCTCTGGTACGCCATCGACACCGGCAAATACGAGAACGTCTGGCTGCTCTACGGAACCAAGGCCTACGAGGACATACTCTTCCGCGACGAGATAATTCACCTCCTCAAGCACGGTGAGGCCATGAACTGCTCGGTAAAGCTGGCCTACGAGGTCGAAAGCCCATCGTGCATCTACCTAGAGCAGGGGTTCTCGGACAGGGTCTGCAGAGGCGTCGTTACCGACCTCTTCAGGGGAGAGGAGTTTGACGTTAACAGGGCATACGCCCTCATCTGCGGCCCGCCGGTCATGTACAAGTTCGTCATAAAGGAGCTCCTGGACAGGAAGCTCTCACCGGGCAGGATTTACATGACCCTTGAAAGGCGCATGCGCTGCGGAGTCGGCAAATGCGGCCACTGCGTCGTCGGAACAAGTGTCTCCATGAAGTACATCTGCCAGGACGGCCCGGTCTTCACCTACTGGGACGCTCTCTCCACGAGGGGGTTGATATGA
- a CDS encoding type II toxin-antitoxin system VapC family toxin codes for MGEGFLIDTNILIYYLADEIPPEELPKVEDILRSSFNVSIITKIEFLGWRGHTPEGFEKSREFIGFAHVIPLTDEIAELAIELRRRGRIKLPDAVIVATALHHDLTLVTRNVKDFEGIEGLRIYNPFEKVDAKD; via the coding sequence ATGGGAGAGGGGTTTCTAATTGACACGAACATTCTCATCTACTACCTCGCCGATGAGATACCCCCAGAGGAGCTTCCAAAAGTCGAGGACATCCTGAGAAGCAGTTTCAACGTCTCGATAATCACGAAAATCGAGTTTTTGGGGTGGAGGGGACATACCCCCGAAGGTTTTGAGAAGTCTAGGGAGTTCATCGGCTTTGCCCATGTTATACCCCTGACCGACGAGATAGCAGAGCTGGCGATTGAACTCAGGCGGAGAGGCAGAATAAAGCTCCCGGATGCTGTGATAGTGGCCACTGCCCTCCACCATGATTTAACACTCGTGACGAGGAACGTCAAGGACTTTGAAGGGATCGAAGGCCTCAGAATCTACAACCCCTTCGAAAAGGTCGATGCAAAGGATTAG
- the shyB gene encoding NAD(P)-dependent hydrogenase/sulfhydrogenase 2 subunit beta translates to MRYIKLPSENFGKFFKSLEAWGSVYAPVKRGGIYSFQEVHDPAEIALDYNRTMLPPKKFFFRPKEAILRLKNGHWEENLEAEPTVLFGLHSCDIHGLKILDRVYLDEPADPYYKSRREKTLIIGISCMPDEYCFCKSLGTHFAMDGFDLFLHELPDGWLVRIGSVRGHEIVWENGELFEEVTDEDLANFKEFEEKRAKAFQKEVPQEGLADMLDLAYNSPVWKKYAEICLACGNCNLVCPTCRCYEVCDRWMDAYSSVRERRYDSCFMENHGLVAGNYNFRPTRLDRFRHRYYCKSYFDPSSGYNCVGCGRCDEFCPAKIEHVKVLEEVRGSLK, encoded by the coding sequence TTGAGATATATAAAACTGCCCTCCGAAAACTTTGGGAAGTTCTTCAAGTCCCTTGAGGCCTGGGGCAGTGTTTATGCCCCGGTCAAAAGAGGGGGCATCTATTCTTTCCAGGAAGTGCACGACCCGGCGGAGATAGCCCTGGATTACAACAGAACCATGCTTCCGCCGAAGAAGTTTTTCTTCAGACCCAAAGAGGCTATTCTCAGGCTGAAGAACGGCCACTGGGAAGAAAACCTTGAAGCGGAACCGACGGTTCTCTTCGGGCTCCACTCCTGTGACATTCACGGTCTTAAGATACTCGACAGGGTATACCTCGACGAGCCGGCCGATCCGTACTACAAGAGCAGGCGCGAGAAGACTTTAATAATAGGAATAAGCTGTATGCCCGACGAGTACTGCTTCTGCAAGAGCCTCGGGACACACTTCGCAATGGACGGCTTCGACCTGTTTCTCCACGAGCTTCCCGACGGCTGGCTGGTCAGAATCGGAAGCGTCCGCGGCCACGAGATAGTCTGGGAGAACGGCGAGCTGTTCGAGGAGGTGACCGACGAAGACCTCGCCAACTTCAAGGAGTTCGAAGAAAAACGTGCAAAGGCCTTCCAGAAGGAAGTCCCGCAGGAGGGCCTCGCCGACATGCTCGATTTGGCATACAACAGCCCGGTGTGGAAAAAGTACGCCGAAATATGTCTCGCCTGCGGCAACTGCAACCTCGTCTGTCCGACCTGCCGCTGCTACGAGGTCTGCGACCGCTGGATGGACGCCTACAGCTCGGTGCGCGAGAGACGCTACGACTCCTGCTTCATGGAGAACCACGGGCTCGTTGCGGGCAACTACAACTTCAGGCCCACGCGGTTGGACCGCTTCAGGCACCGCTACTACTGCAAGAGCTACTTTGACCCCTCCTCGGGCTACAACTGCGTCGGCTGCGGCCGCTGCGACGAGTTCTGCCCGGCGAAGATAGAGCACGTTAAAGTTCTTGAGGAGGTTAGGGGGTCCCTGAAATGA
- a CDS encoding DUF257 family protein has protein sequence MLSTERVHEYLDSVFFGDVILVENESPYGTALMTRLIAEYGRKKGVPVYVDDILDSLHVVREHLRFLGIDEDFTDVSVIKTGGVKSIGNVVARIGIESDAARYLSRHRAALKKAAPSERYIHITLGIERLFAFFESKREFYMMTGAIKERLGDESHVSFYILNRSVVSALRTNPIPELEEIATTVVRIQLRNRRHALVFVKGPTLQIVDGDMIAYLDGSAR, from the coding sequence ATGCTTTCCACGGAAAGGGTCCATGAGTACCTGGACAGCGTCTTTTTCGGCGATGTGATTCTGGTGGAGAACGAATCCCCCTACGGGACCGCTCTGATGACCCGTCTGATAGCAGAGTACGGAAGAAAGAAGGGGGTACCCGTTTACGTGGACGACATCCTGGACTCACTTCACGTAGTCAGGGAACATCTCCGGTTCCTTGGAATAGACGAGGATTTTACAGACGTCAGCGTCATAAAAACAGGCGGGGTCAAGAGCATCGGAAACGTCGTGGCGAGGATAGGCATAGAGAGCGACGCCGCCAGGTATCTAAGCCGGCACAGAGCGGCCCTCAAAAAAGCCGCCCCCAGTGAGAGATACATACACATAACCCTCGGCATAGAAAGGCTGTTCGCATTCTTTGAAAGCAAACGCGAGTTCTACATGATGACCGGAGCCATAAAGGAGCGGCTTGGGGACGAGAGCCATGTCTCGTTCTACATACTGAACAGAAGTGTGGTTTCCGCCCTCAGAACCAACCCGATACCGGAGCTGGAGGAGATAGCCACAACCGTCGTAAGGATTCAGCTGCGGAACAGGCGGCACGCCCTCGTCTTCGTCAAGGGGCCTACCCTCCAGATAGTCGACGGCGACATGATAGCATACCTGGACGGGAGTGCAAGGTGA
- the rtcA gene encoding RNA 3'-terminal phosphate cyclase, producing the protein MIVIDGSYGEGGGQILRTAIALSVITGKPVKVVKIRANRPNPGLRPQHLHGILALKELSGARVKGAQVGSTLLEFVPGEAKPRRIRVPIKTAGSVTLVLQALLPAMAFIGGSFEITGGTDVPWSPPVDYLKNVTLYALGKMGIKAGMDLKRRGHYPKGGGLVTGRVEPWEERKPLKAVEWGRIERFAGISHATNLPPHVAERQARVAGGRLGELYSVPVEIETEVSRSLGPGSGIVLWAETDSLRLGGDALGRRGKPAEVVGREAADELLDQLTGGKAVDRFLGDQLIPFLAFAGGEMGVAEVTSHLVTNVWVVEQFLGKIFEVEGEIGEPGIVRVVKRAEV; encoded by the coding sequence TAGCTCTCTCCGTCATCACCGGAAAGCCCGTTAAAGTCGTCAAGATTCGCGCTAACAGGCCAAACCCCGGTCTAAGACCGCAGCACCTCCACGGAATTCTGGCCCTGAAGGAGCTGAGCGGCGCGAGGGTTAAGGGTGCTCAGGTTGGCTCGACCCTTCTTGAGTTCGTCCCTGGGGAGGCAAAGCCCCGGCGTATTCGTGTACCCATAAAGACCGCCGGGAGCGTAACCCTCGTTCTCCAGGCACTGCTGCCGGCGATGGCATTCATCGGTGGAAGCTTTGAGATAACCGGCGGAACCGACGTCCCCTGGAGCCCGCCGGTCGATTACCTGAAGAACGTAACGCTCTACGCCCTTGGGAAGATGGGGATTAAGGCCGGGATGGACCTCAAGAGGCGCGGCCACTACCCGAAGGGCGGCGGGCTGGTCACCGGAAGGGTCGAGCCCTGGGAGGAGAGGAAACCCCTGAAGGCCGTCGAGTGGGGTAGGATAGAGCGCTTCGCCGGGATAAGCCATGCCACCAATCTACCCCCCCACGTCGCCGAGAGACAGGCGAGGGTTGCCGGGGGAAGGCTCGGGGAGCTTTACAGCGTCCCAGTCGAGATAGAGACAGAGGTATCGCGCTCACTTGGGCCGGGAAGCGGTATCGTCCTCTGGGCGGAAACCGATTCGCTGAGGCTCGGTGGCGATGCCCTCGGAAGGCGCGGTAAACCTGCCGAAGTTGTCGGCAGGGAAGCCGCCGATGAGCTTCTCGACCAGCTGACCGGCGGAAAAGCGGTTGACAGGTTCCTCGGCGACCAGCTGATACCGTTCCTGGCCTTCGCCGGCGGCGAGATGGGGGTTGCAGAGGTCACCAGCCACCTCGTCACAAACGTCTGGGTTGTGGAGCAGTTTCTGGGCAAGATCTTCGAGGTGGAGGGAGAAATCGGTGAACCCGGAATTGTGAGGGTGGTGAAGCGGGCGGAGGTTTAA
- the shyA gene encoding NAD(P)-dependent hydrogenase/sulfhydrogenase 2 subunit alpha has protein sequence MIIELHEFTRVEGNGKAEIVIEDGEVKDVRLKIIEGPRFFELLTLGRHYYDVPDLEARICAICYLSHSVASVLGIERAFGVEVPEEIQLIRELGLIGELLESHALHLYLLVAPDVFGYPDAIRMATKHGELVKEGLALKSFGNRIRVLVGGREIHGINVKPGGFGRYPSVEELERVEKESEALLRLARRAVRLFAQLDPYGARAEHFVATDGYLWGEKLVSEEGEQFHYTERIEERSLVYSFAKQSRYKGEPFFVGALPRLLLKADMLTPTAKRLFEEHRDKLATGYVSYNNLAQAIELVYSLERANEIAKVLLDRGIKGENVPVEAREGEGIGYVEAPRGVLIHHYRIDGNGKVAYSNIITPTALNHAMMEASLLEEARELYGEADEMAMIQRLEETVRAFDPCISCSVHLVKL, from the coding sequence ATGATAATAGAACTCCACGAGTTTACGAGGGTTGAGGGCAACGGCAAGGCGGAGATCGTCATAGAGGACGGGGAGGTAAAGGACGTCAGGCTTAAGATCATCGAGGGACCGAGGTTCTTCGAGCTTCTAACCCTTGGCAGGCATTACTACGACGTGCCCGATCTCGAAGCGAGGATATGTGCCATCTGCTACCTCTCCCACAGCGTCGCCTCGGTTCTGGGCATTGAGAGGGCCTTCGGCGTGGAGGTTCCGGAGGAGATTCAGCTCATCAGGGAGCTCGGACTCATCGGCGAACTGCTGGAAAGCCACGCACTGCACCTATACCTCCTCGTTGCCCCCGACGTCTTTGGGTATCCCGATGCTATACGGATGGCGACCAAACACGGCGAGCTTGTGAAGGAAGGCCTGGCCCTCAAGTCCTTCGGCAACAGGATAAGGGTGCTGGTAGGCGGCCGGGAGATACACGGTATAAACGTCAAGCCAGGCGGCTTCGGCAGGTATCCCTCCGTGGAAGAGCTTGAGAGGGTGGAGAAGGAAAGTGAGGCACTCCTCAGGCTGGCCAGGAGGGCGGTAAGGCTCTTCGCCCAGCTGGACCCGTACGGCGCACGGGCGGAACACTTCGTCGCCACCGACGGTTACCTCTGGGGCGAAAAGCTGGTATCGGAGGAGGGAGAACAGTTCCACTACACCGAGCGGATAGAGGAGCGCTCCCTCGTGTACAGCTTCGCAAAGCAGAGCCGCTATAAGGGGGAACCATTTTTCGTTGGCGCCCTCCCAAGACTCCTCCTCAAGGCGGACATGCTGACTCCCACGGCAAAGAGGCTCTTCGAGGAGCACAGAGACAAGCTTGCCACAGGGTACGTGAGCTACAACAACCTCGCCCAGGCGATAGAGCTGGTTTACTCCCTTGAGAGGGCAAACGAGATAGCCAAGGTTCTTCTGGATAGGGGCATCAAAGGGGAGAACGTCCCTGTTGAAGCCAGGGAGGGTGAGGGAATAGGCTACGTGGAGGCGCCGAGGGGAGTTCTGATACACCACTACAGGATAGACGGCAACGGCAAGGTCGCTTACTCTAACATAATAACCCCAACCGCGCTGAACCACGCGATGATGGAGGCCAGCCTGCTGGAAGAGGCAAGGGAGCTCTACGGCGAGGCTGACGAGATGGCCATGATACAGAGACTCGAGGAGACCGTCAGGGCATTCGACCCGTGCATCTCCTGCTCAGTGCACCTGGTGAAGCTCTGA
- the nuoE gene encoding NADH-quinone oxidoreductase subunit NuoE, with amino-acid sequence MEASFDYMRSYPPEPSSLIPLLQRTQERFGYLPREALEEIANYLGIPLSRVYGVATFYAQFRFEPLGKYVVKICHGTACHVNGAVNIAQAITEELGIEEGQTTEDGLVTLERVACLGCCSLAPVIMINEKVFGKLNPDKVRKLMRKLREGKLDV; translated from the coding sequence ATGGAAGCCTCGTTCGATTACATGCGCTCTTATCCGCCGGAACCGAGTTCCCTAATCCCTCTTCTCCAGAGAACCCAGGAGCGCTTTGGCTACCTTCCCAGGGAGGCCCTTGAAGAGATTGCGAACTACCTCGGGATTCCCCTCAGCAGGGTCTACGGGGTCGCGACTTTCTACGCCCAGTTCCGCTTCGAGCCCCTCGGGAAGTACGTCGTCAAGATCTGCCACGGAACTGCCTGTCACGTCAACGGTGCCGTCAACATAGCGCAGGCCATAACCGAGGAGCTCGGGATTGAGGAGGGTCAGACGACCGAGGACGGCCTTGTAACGCTGGAGCGCGTCGCCTGCCTCGGCTGCTGCAGCCTTGCCCCGGTGATAATGATAAACGAGAAGGTCTTCGGCAAGCTGAACCCTGACAAGGTGAGGAAGCTGATGAGAAAGCTCAGGGAGGGGAAGCTCGATGTCTGA
- the shyD gene encoding NAD(P)-dependent hydrogenase/sulfhydrogenase 2 subunit delta yields MMDKLKLGVFELTDCGGCALNMLFLYERLFDLLEFYEITEFHMATSLSEGNHYDVALVTGTVSTQRDLNLLKEARNHSDYLIALGTCATHGSVQASVELPIREKLKAVYGDEGNPMRALDSKPVVEYVAVDFALPGCPYDKNEVYQVLLDIAKGIEPVRKDYPVCLECKLNEYECVLVKKGLPCLGPITYGGCNAVCVRSGLGCIGCRGPLPGEVNPAGEYEVLRELGYDDEYIIRKFKTFARWEP; encoded by the coding sequence ATGATGGACAAGCTCAAGCTGGGGGTTTTCGAGCTTACCGACTGCGGTGGCTGTGCCCTGAACATGCTCTTCCTCTACGAGAGGCTCTTCGACCTCCTTGAGTTCTACGAGATAACCGAGTTCCACATGGCAACCAGTCTGAGCGAGGGAAACCACTACGACGTCGCCCTCGTTACCGGAACAGTCTCGACCCAGCGCGACCTGAACCTGCTCAAGGAGGCGAGGAACCACTCCGATTACCTGATAGCACTCGGAACCTGCGCAACCCACGGCTCGGTTCAGGCCAGCGTTGAGCTGCCAATCAGAGAAAAGCTGAAGGCCGTTTACGGAGATGAAGGCAATCCGATGCGTGCCCTCGATTCAAAGCCGGTGGTGGAGTATGTGGCAGTTGATTTCGCGCTCCCAGGCTGTCCTTACGACAAGAACGAGGTCTATCAGGTGCTCCTGGACATCGCCAAGGGCATCGAGCCCGTCAGGAAGGACTACCCCGTCTGCCTCGAGTGCAAGCTCAATGAATACGAGTGCGTGCTGGTGAAGAAGGGCCTCCCCTGCCTCGGCCCGATAACCTACGGCGGCTGCAACGCGGTCTGCGTGCGCTCGGGTCTGGGATGCATCGGCTGCCGCGGTCCGCTGCCCGGAGAAGTGAACCCCGCGGGCGAATACGAGGTACTCAGGGAGCTCGGCTACGATGACGAATACATCATAAGGAAGTTCAAGACCTTCGCGAGGTGGGAGCCATGA
- a CDS encoding DUF3368 domain-containing protein, which produces MRVAVNSSPLIFLAKLGLLDVLGKLFDEVYVTDAVYWETVVEGAGREEAILIEKADFLRRASVENQHLVKFLLELIDYGEAETIALAIERKLDLVVLDDKDARKVARGFGLRVTGTLGILLLAKRRGLISEVAPYIETLKKHGFRISDEVVKKILESAGENWH; this is translated from the coding sequence ATGAGGGTTGCCGTGAACTCCTCGCCGCTGATATTCCTCGCCAAGCTTGGACTCCTTGATGTGCTTGGGAAACTCTTCGATGAGGTTTACGTAACCGACGCCGTTTACTGGGAGACCGTTGTCGAGGGCGCGGGGCGGGAAGAGGCGATATTGATTGAGAAGGCAGATTTCCTCAGGAGAGCCTCTGTGGAGAACCAGCACCTCGTAAAGTTCCTTCTGGAGCTGATAGACTATGGGGAGGCCGAGACGATAGCGCTGGCCATCGAGAGGAAACTCGATCTGGTCGTCCTGGACGATAAGGATGCCCGAAAGGTTGCGAGGGGCTTTGGCCTGAGGGTTACGGGGACGCTCGGAATTCTGCTCCTGGCGAAGAGACGGGGCCTGATTTCTGAAGTCGCCCCCTACATCGAGACGCTCAAAAAGCATGGCTTCAGGATCTCTGATGAAGTTGTCAAAAAGATACTGGAGAGCGCTGGAGAGAATTGGCACTGA
- the pbp11 gene encoding tRNA-binding protein Pbp11, producing MGILDRLFGRARNRGDVQIASRKPAGRFQVVGVTYVLGKQVLGGVVLEGVIYPGYKLKGGGIALVREIHLQNRKVDFVVEHDEAALVLEGTLKVKEGEIIEVYQS from the coding sequence ATGGGAATATTGGACCGGCTGTTCGGCAGGGCCAGAAACAGGGGAGACGTTCAGATCGCCTCCCGAAAGCCCGCGGGCAGGTTCCAGGTGGTTGGGGTAACATACGTCCTCGGAAAGCAGGTTCTGGGCGGCGTTGTGCTTGAGGGCGTCATATACCCAGGCTACAAGCTCAAGGGTGGGGGAATAGCGCTCGTGAGGGAGATACACCTCCAGAACAGGAAGGTAGATTTCGTCGTGGAGCACGACGAAGCGGCCCTGGTTCTCGAGGGAACGCTGAAGGTCAAAGAGGGTGAAATCATAGAAGTTTACCAGTCGTGA